From Sphingopyxis sp. USTB-05, the proteins below share one genomic window:
- a CDS encoding SDR family NAD(P)-dependent oxidoreductase, whose amino-acid sequence MNGCLDGKVVAITGAGRGIGRELALHCAAQGAAVIVNDPGVAQAGDGGDAAPAEATANDIIAAGGKAAANFGNVADPKEAAGIVEDAVAKFGRIDAVVNNAGILRDTIWHKMSYEDWKSVIEVNLTGVFNVSKAATPYFREQQSGSFIHFTSTSGLIGNIGQANYSAAKLGVVALSQSIALDMARVGVRSNCIAPFAWSRMTSSIPATTPAEQERVKRLQSMSADKIAPLVAYLASDLSKDVTNQIFSVRKNEILLFSKPRPVRSMAKLEGWTAEAIADELIPAFRPDFARADEVSAHVFPYDPI is encoded by the coding sequence ATGAACGGATGTCTGGACGGAAAGGTCGTTGCGATTACGGGCGCGGGGCGCGGCATCGGCCGCGAACTCGCGCTGCATTGTGCAGCGCAGGGCGCGGCGGTCATCGTCAACGACCCAGGCGTCGCGCAAGCGGGCGACGGTGGCGACGCCGCTCCGGCCGAGGCCACCGCAAACGACATCATCGCCGCGGGCGGCAAGGCGGCCGCAAATTTCGGCAACGTTGCCGACCCCAAGGAAGCTGCCGGTATCGTCGAGGATGCGGTCGCAAAGTTCGGCCGCATCGACGCCGTTGTGAACAACGCCGGCATCCTTCGCGATACCATCTGGCACAAGATGAGCTACGAGGACTGGAAGAGTGTCATCGAGGTCAACCTGACCGGCGTCTTCAACGTATCCAAGGCTGCAACACCGTATTTTCGGGAACAGCAGTCGGGCAGCTTCATCCACTTCACCTCGACCAGCGGGCTGATCGGCAACATAGGTCAGGCTAATTATTCGGCGGCAAAATTGGGCGTCGTCGCGCTGTCCCAGTCGATCGCTCTCGATATGGCGCGTGTGGGGGTGCGTTCGAATTGCATTGCGCCCTTTGCATGGAGTCGCATGACATCTTCGATCCCCGCGACCACGCCAGCCGAGCAGGAGCGCGTCAAGCGCCTCCAGTCCATGTCGGCCGACAAGATCGCGCCGCTCGTCGCCTATCTGGCGTCAGACCTGTCGAAGGATGTCACGAACCAGATTTTCAGCGTACGCAAGAATGAGATATTGCTCTTCTCGAAACCGCGTCCCGTGCGTTCGATGGCGAAGCTCGAAGGCTGGACCGCCGAGGCGATCGCCGACGAGCTGATCCCGGCGTTCCGTCCCGACTTTGCGCGCGCTGATGAGGTCTCGGCGCACGTCTTTCCCTACGACCCGATTTGA
- a CDS encoding M10 family metallopeptidase C-terminal domain-containing protein: MPSLYISPAGSGDKSGSDINNAASIGSLNTLIGKAGPGGEVLLLADQGDYKVTGIIGVTRGGAEGQPVVVRGIDSAGNSMAAYFTGSRPADWQAGDASGNELFKLGTGADNLEFRDLRIDNVGTAFRVTADISSLHIENIDANNVRRFFEDYASAPSGTATISGLTIRDVDVQGFSRTAFRLQYDTNNVVIDNVTANMAGQTGDDLPAGVHLDGTVHNVTLNRVVMENIQSTAGAYFNGDGFSSERGVYDIRFIDTVARGNSDGGYDLKSSGTLVVRALSEENGRNYRLWGEATLIDSVGLNPLLRGGISEQNQLWLDDEADVTVIGGRFDDAGSGTKVISSQGHLNLQGVAIIRSELSTLVTRDSLPGLVGIETIRETLTVNQGEASPGATGYISLLPLPTTVTTDALSGTSGNDIFLIDDIGDRITEAADAGFDRVETTLGSYTLAGNIEQLIRRGAADFTGNGNALANVVIGGAGSDTLGGLGGNDDIAGNSGDDILVGGNGEDILAGQSGADVLLGGWQSDTLLGGAGADRLVGDQEWLSSQGANDRLDGGDDADLLIGDATNIYGAGRGGNDRLTGGAGNDILIGDGDIMIGSARGGADTLEGGEGNDWLYGDGRDSAATVIGGADKLYGGDGPDHLIGGGGNDLLAGGAGADWFVFAPGSGADEISDFASGMDHIDLSAFDIAFEQLGFMTSTDGVRITMGADSIFVRGAQNFSSNDFVFG; the protein is encoded by the coding sequence ATGCCAAGCCTGTACATCTCGCCTGCCGGATCCGGGGACAAAAGTGGCAGCGATATCAACAACGCCGCGTCAATAGGCTCGCTCAACACACTGATCGGAAAGGCAGGCCCAGGGGGCGAGGTACTGCTTCTCGCCGATCAGGGCGACTACAAGGTCACGGGCATCATTGGTGTCACCCGTGGGGGTGCCGAGGGACAGCCGGTTGTAGTGCGCGGCATCGATTCTGCCGGCAATTCGATGGCCGCATATTTCACTGGCTCGCGACCAGCCGACTGGCAAGCGGGCGACGCCTCCGGCAACGAGCTGTTCAAACTCGGCACGGGCGCGGACAATCTGGAATTCCGCGACCTCAGGATCGACAATGTCGGAACCGCCTTCCGCGTTACCGCCGACATCAGCAGTCTCCATATTGAAAATATCGACGCGAACAATGTCCGCCGCTTCTTTGAGGATTACGCCAGCGCACCCTCCGGCACCGCGACGATCAGCGGGCTGACGATCCGCGATGTCGACGTGCAGGGTTTCTCAAGGACGGCGTTCCGCCTGCAATACGATACCAACAATGTGGTGATCGACAATGTCACGGCGAACATGGCCGGGCAAACGGGCGACGACCTGCCCGCCGGCGTCCATCTCGACGGCACCGTCCACAATGTCACGCTCAACCGGGTGGTGATGGAAAATATCCAGAGCACCGCCGGCGCCTATTTCAACGGCGACGGCTTCTCGAGCGAGCGCGGCGTATATGACATACGCTTCATCGACACGGTCGCGCGCGGTAACAGCGACGGCGGCTACGACCTCAAGTCGAGCGGCACCTTGGTCGTCCGCGCGCTCAGCGAGGAGAATGGCCGCAACTACCGACTGTGGGGCGAGGCGACGCTGATCGACTCCGTGGGTCTGAACCCGCTGCTCCGCGGCGGCATCTCCGAACAGAACCAGCTCTGGCTCGACGATGAGGCGGATGTCACCGTAATCGGCGGGCGCTTCGACGATGCCGGGTCGGGCACCAAGGTCATTTCCTCGCAGGGTCATCTTAACTTGCAAGGCGTGGCTATCATCCGGTCCGAACTCTCGACGCTCGTCACTCGCGACTCGCTCCCTGGCCTGGTTGGAATCGAGACGATCCGCGAAACGCTGACCGTCAATCAGGGCGAAGCCTCGCCCGGCGCAACCGGCTATATCTCGCTGCTTCCCCTCCCCACCACTGTCACAACGGACGCGCTGAGTGGCACGTCAGGCAATGATATATTCCTCATCGACGATATCGGGGACCGGATCACCGAGGCGGCCGACGCCGGGTTCGACCGGGTCGAGACGACGCTGGGCAGCTATACGCTCGCAGGCAACATCGAGCAGTTGATCCGCCGCGGCGCTGCCGATTTTACCGGCAATGGCAATGCGCTTGCCAACGTGGTGATCGGCGGCGCAGGCAGCGACACGTTGGGCGGGCTCGGCGGCAATGACGATATTGCCGGCAATTCGGGCGACGACATTCTCGTGGGCGGCAATGGCGAGGATATTCTCGCCGGCCAGTCGGGTGCCGACGTGCTTCTCGGCGGCTGGCAGTCGGATACGCTCTTGGGCGGCGCAGGCGCGGACCGGCTCGTCGGTGACCAGGAATGGTTGAGCAGCCAGGGCGCCAACGACCGGCTCGACGGCGGCGACGATGCCGACCTGCTGATCGGGGATGCGACCAATATCTATGGCGCCGGCAGGGGAGGCAATGACCGGCTGACCGGCGGCGCGGGCAACGACATATTGATCGGCGACGGCGACATAATGATCGGCAGCGCCAGAGGTGGGGCGGACACGCTGGAGGGCGGCGAAGGCAATGACTGGCTCTACGGCGACGGCCGAGATTCCGCCGCGACCGTCATCGGCGGCGCAGACAAGCTCTATGGCGGCGACGGCCCCGATCATCTGATCGGCGGCGGCGGCAACGACCTGCTCGCGGGCGGCGCAGGCGCCGACTGGTTTGTCTTTGCGCCCGGCTCGGGTGCCGACGAGATCAGCGATTTCGCCTCGGGTATGGACCATATCGATCTCAGCGCTTTCGACATCGCGTTTGAGCAACTCGGCTTCATGACGAGCACCGACGGAGTCCGTATCACTATGGGTGCGGACAGCATCTTCGTCCGCGGCGCGCAGAACTTTTCGTCCAACGATTTTGTTTTCGGCTGA
- a CDS encoding type I secretion system permease/ATPase, translated as MHRIVADPAELRHSLGHSAPVAASDLVRLAKRIEGVRARVTSGDFDRLRRLPMPVLANGAGGWFVIGRVGEDAVAIQRPGAEIERWHRADLEARWSGELLLVATRDAAQVAAPAFDMTWFVPQIVKYRKLIGEVLLITLALNLLGLAAPLFFQNVVDKVLAHNSLATLQVLAIGLVVVSLWEVAFGWLRTRLYSETSQKLDVELGSRLFRHLLRLPLGWFENRRVGDTVTRVRELETVREFMTNASLSVLIDPLFTIVFMVAMWLYSPLLFVIVALTLPAYVIVSLVVTGPLRRRLDEKFARGAANNALLVESVSGIQTLKAAAVEPQWQDRWERQLAAYSAANQRVINLGNSGSQTVQLISKLSLAAILFFGAQQVIAGALTIGGLVAFNMFAQRVSGPVIRMAQLWQDFQQVRLSVQRMGDILNAGTEPGAGSRTTLPTLAGHVRFENVRFRYAAEGPWTLDGIDLDLPSGATLGIAGASGSGKSTLTKLLQRLYLPASGRVLIDGVDIAQIDPAWLRRQIGVVLQENILFNRSIRENIALADPVTPIERVMTAARLAGAHDFILELPRGYDTIVEERGVNFSGGQRQRLAIARALITNPRILILDEATSALDAESEEVVQRNLKAIAAGRTVLIIAHRLSAIRQCDSILTLDKGRIVESGTHDELLRLGGRYSALHHRQIGVQAGAAA; from the coding sequence ATGCACCGCATCGTCGCGGACCCGGCCGAGTTGCGTCACAGCCTTGGCCATTCCGCACCGGTCGCCGCATCCGATCTGGTGCGTCTCGCAAAGCGCATCGAGGGCGTTCGCGCGCGCGTCACGAGCGGCGATTTCGATCGGTTGAGACGCCTTCCCATGCCCGTACTGGCCAACGGCGCCGGGGGCTGGTTCGTGATCGGCCGCGTGGGCGAGGATGCCGTCGCGATTCAGCGCCCCGGCGCCGAAATCGAGCGCTGGCACCGCGCAGACCTCGAGGCCCGCTGGTCGGGCGAGTTGCTCCTCGTCGCCACCCGCGACGCCGCGCAGGTCGCAGCACCCGCCTTCGACATGACCTGGTTTGTCCCCCAGATCGTCAAATACCGAAAGTTGATCGGCGAGGTGCTGCTGATCACGCTCGCGCTCAATCTGCTCGGCCTCGCCGCGCCGCTCTTTTTCCAGAATGTCGTCGACAAGGTGCTGGCACACAACAGCCTCGCAACCCTGCAGGTGCTTGCCATAGGGCTGGTGGTCGTCTCACTCTGGGAAGTCGCCTTCGGCTGGCTGCGTACCCGGCTCTATTCGGAAACGAGCCAGAAACTGGATGTCGAGCTTGGCAGCCGCCTCTTCCGCCACCTGCTCCGCCTGCCGCTTGGCTGGTTCGAAAATCGCCGCGTCGGCGATACCGTCACGCGCGTCCGCGAGTTGGAGACGGTGCGTGAATTCATGACGAATGCCTCGCTCTCCGTCCTGATCGACCCGCTGTTCACGATCGTCTTCATGGTCGCGATGTGGCTCTACTCGCCGCTCCTCTTCGTCATCGTCGCGCTTACCCTCCCCGCCTATGTGATCGTCTCGCTCGTCGTCACGGGCCCCTTGCGGCGCCGGCTCGACGAAAAGTTCGCACGCGGCGCCGCAAACAACGCGCTGCTCGTCGAGAGCGTCTCGGGCATACAGACGCTAAAGGCCGCCGCGGTCGAGCCGCAATGGCAGGACCGCTGGGAGCGCCAGCTTGCCGCTTACAGCGCCGCCAACCAGCGCGTGATCAACCTTGGCAACTCGGGCAGCCAGACGGTCCAGCTCATCTCGAAGCTCAGCCTCGCCGCTATCCTGTTCTTTGGCGCGCAACAGGTCATCGCCGGCGCGCTGACCATCGGCGGACTGGTCGCGTTCAACATGTTCGCCCAGCGCGTGTCGGGGCCCGTAATCCGCATGGCGCAGCTCTGGCAGGACTTTCAGCAGGTGCGCCTCTCGGTCCAGCGGATGGGCGACATCCTGAACGCCGGGACGGAGCCCGGCGCCGGATCGCGTACCACCTTGCCCACGCTCGCCGGTCATGTCCGGTTCGAGAATGTCCGCTTCCGTTATGCCGCCGAGGGTCCCTGGACACTCGACGGCATCGATCTCGACCTGCCCTCCGGCGCCACACTCGGTATCGCCGGGGCTTCGGGCTCGGGCAAATCGACGCTCACCAAATTGCTCCAGCGCCTCTATCTGCCCGCAAGCGGCCGCGTGCTGATCGATGGCGTCGACATTGCCCAGATCGACCCCGCCTGGCTACGCCGCCAGATCGGGGTGGTGTTGCAAGAGAATATCCTTTTCAATCGTTCGATCCGCGAGAATATCGCGCTCGCCGACCCCGTTACGCCGATCGAGCGCGTTATGACCGCAGCCCGCCTCGCCGGCGCACACGATTTCATTCTCGAGTTGCCTCGCGGTTACGACACGATCGTGGAGGAGCGCGGTGTCAACTTCTCGGGCGGTCAGCGTCAGCGCCTCGCCATTGCCCGTGCGCTGATCACTAATCCTCGCATCCTTATTCTCGACGAAGCGACCTCGGCGCTCGATGCCGAGAGCGAGGAGGTCGTGCAGCGCAACCTCAAGGCGATCGCCGCCGGCCGCACAGTGCTGATCATCGCACACCGCCTCTCTGCGATCCGCCAGTGCGACAGCATCCTTACGCTCGACAAGGGGCGCATCGTCGAAAGCGGCACCCACGACGAGTTGCTCCGCCTCGGCGGCCGCTATTCCGCGCTCCATCACCGCCAGATCGGCGTGCAAGCCGGAGCTGCGGCATGA
- a CDS encoding HlyD family type I secretion periplasmic adaptor subunit, translating to MNALTRHWTSVRDALDNERARSRGVLRTEEADFLPAALEVIERPVSPTARVTAWLLLGLLTVTVLWLVLGRVDVVASAPGKLVPADDVKLIQPGAAGIVHAILVRDGQRVRAGQPLVELDPTVSDADTAQASKALEAAMLDAARLRAILSSLDGQGLRFTPPAGTTANVADTQIALARAQLAEIRAGSQTRAADTESARASRAEAQIQAAKLAETLPLLDEQIAANEKLLEKGYVSKLRVIEMRRQRLVAARDRDAALATARKAEAQIAVAGGNSRQSTAEARARILADLAKAESDARLRKEELTKAAKRSSLQRLVSPVDGTVTQLAVHTVGGVVEAAKPIMVIVPTRGKLVAEVTIANKDVGFVRAGQPVALKVEAFPFTRYGAVPGRLEHISSDAVQDEKRGLIYTARITLDHATIRRDGATIPFTPGMAVTADIRTGRRSLASYLVSPIDEIRATAGRER from the coding sequence ATGAACGCACTAACGCGTCACTGGACCTCCGTGCGCGACGCGCTCGACAATGAACGTGCGCGATCGCGCGGGGTACTGCGCACCGAGGAGGCCGACTTCCTTCCCGCCGCGCTCGAAGTGATCGAGCGCCCCGTGTCGCCGACCGCGCGGGTCACAGCCTGGCTATTGCTCGGCCTGCTCACCGTTACCGTGCTGTGGCTGGTTCTTGGCCGGGTCGATGTCGTCGCGTCGGCGCCGGGCAAGCTCGTCCCCGCCGACGACGTCAAGTTGATCCAGCCCGGCGCGGCGGGGATCGTGCACGCCATCCTGGTCCGTGACGGCCAGCGCGTCCGCGCCGGCCAGCCGCTCGTCGAGCTGGATCCCACCGTCTCGGACGCCGATACGGCACAGGCGAGCAAGGCGTTGGAGGCCGCGATGCTCGACGCCGCGCGGCTGCGCGCCATATTGTCCTCGCTGGACGGTCAGGGGCTCCGCTTCACGCCGCCCGCCGGAACCACCGCCAACGTGGCCGACACCCAAATCGCGCTCGCCCGCGCCCAACTCGCGGAGATCCGGGCGGGTAGCCAGACGCGCGCCGCCGACACCGAATCCGCGCGCGCGTCGCGGGCCGAGGCACAGATCCAAGCAGCCAAGCTCGCCGAGACCCTCCCGCTGCTCGACGAGCAGATCGCTGCCAACGAGAAATTGCTTGAAAAAGGCTATGTGTCGAAGCTGCGTGTGATCGAAATGCGCCGCCAACGGCTCGTCGCCGCGCGCGACCGCGATGCCGCCCTTGCCACCGCGCGTAAGGCGGAGGCGCAGATCGCAGTCGCCGGCGGCAATTCGCGCCAGTCCACCGCCGAGGCCCGCGCCCGCATCCTCGCCGACCTCGCCAAAGCCGAGAGCGACGCTCGGCTGCGCAAGGAAGAACTGACCAAGGCCGCGAAACGCAGCAGCCTTCAGCGCCTCGTCAGTCCGGTCGACGGCACGGTCACCCAACTGGCCGTCCACACCGTCGGCGGTGTGGTCGAGGCAGCCAAGCCGATCATGGTCATCGTGCCGACACGTGGGAAGCTGGTCGCAGAAGTGACCATCGCCAACAAGGATGTCGGCTTCGTCCGCGCTGGCCAACCCGTCGCGCTCAAGGTCGAAGCCTTTCCCTTCACGCGTTACGGCGCTGTGCCGGGCCGGCTCGAACATATCAGCTCGGACGCGGTACAGGATGAAAAGCGCGGTCTTATCTATACCGCGCGGATCACGCTGGACCATGCGACGATCCGGCGTGACGGCGCGACGATCCCCTTTACCCCCGGCATGGCCGTCACCGCCGACATACGCACCGGCCGCCGTTCGCTCGCCTCCTATCTGGTGAGCCCGATCGACGAGATTCGCGCAACGGCGGGGCGCGAGCGCTAG